Part of the bacterium genome, TCGGTTCCCCGCCCTACGGAATTCGATTGAATCACGCGACAACCTCGTAGGGGCGGGCCGACCGCATGTCGGCCCCTACGTCGAAAATGCGCGATTTCAGGCCGTAGGGGCGACCGGTAGGACGAGTCCTCCACGGTCGCCTGCGGGCGGGTGTGGACACCCGCCCCTACGCCATCCCAAACGGCATACCCCTCCCCCCACCCTCCACGTGCCTGGAAAGCACCCGCAACACCGACCGCTTGACACCCGCCGCGGGTTAATTGCACCCTTAGCCCCATGAAAGACACCCCCAAGGTCGTGGTCACCGGCGGCGCGGGCTTCATCGGCAATCACCTGGTCCGCCGCCTCGTGGACGCCGGCCGCCGCGTCGTCGTCGTGGACTCACTCGTCACCGGCGAGCGGGCAAACCTGGCCGAGGTGATGGGCAAAATCGAGTTCCTGGAGTACGACGTCGCCGGGACCCGCTGGTTGGAGGACCCCGCCCTCTCCGGCCCCGTGGACCACGTGTACCACCTCGCCTCCCCGGCCAGCCCGGTGGACTTCACGAAGTTGCCGGTGGAAATCTGCCTCACCTGCGCCTACGGGACGAAAAACGCGATCGAGCTGGCGCTGGCCAGGGGGGCGCGCCTTCTGGACGCCTCCACCTCCGAGGTGTACGGCGACCCGGACCGCCACCCACAGACCGAGGACTACCGGGGCCGGGTGAGCGTGGACGGGCCCCGCTCCTGCTACGACGAGGGTAAGCGCTTCGGCGAGGCCCTCATCGCGGCGCACCGCAGAGCCCGGGGGCTGGACGCCCGCGTGGCGCGCATCTTCAACACCTACGGCCCGAGGATGAGAAAGAACGACGGGCGCGTCGTGCCCGCCTTCATCGCCCAGGCCCTGACCGGCGAGCCGCTCACCGTCTTCGGCGACGGCTCACAGACCCGCAGCTTCTGCTACGTGGACGACCTGGTCCGCGGCCTGATGCTTTTGATGGAATCGGATTACGGGGGGCCGGTGAACCTGGGCAACCCCGACGAGCGGACGGTCCTGGAGCTGGCCCAGGCGGTGCTGGAGCTCACCGGCTCCGAATCGCAGGTCGAGTACCACGCCCTGCCCGTGGACGACCCGACGCGGCGGAGGCCGGACATCACCGTCGCGGGGCGGGAGCTGGGCTGGCGGCCCGAGGTGGACCTGGCCGAGGGGCTGAAAAAGACCATCGCCTGGTTCAAGGGCGGAGGTTAAATACCCGGAAAGTAATAAAAGCGAAGGCCCGAACGGGCCTTTTTGCATATTCCACATCGGTTAATCGTATGAAAAATTCTCTTGACACACCCCCTGCCGACTTGTTACGTTATGAAAGTCATACTGTAAGTCACATGTGATTCAGAAGATCCGTACCCCGACAAAGTGTTGGAGAGAGCCATGTTGAAGAAAACCCTCGCCGCCCTGCTGGTTCTTGCCGGCCTCACCTCCGCCACCGAAATCACCTTCACCGCCGACCCGTTTGAGATAGACGAAGATGATGAATACTTCGGTGCTTTTCTTCCCAACACTGGGTGTCGGGCGATGGCCGAGTTTATGAACGCGGAAGAACCATATTACGGGGACGTGATGGTGATTGATCTATGTAAGAATATGCGTCAACCCTATGTACCAGGCAAATCTAAGAGCTGTAGTATATGGTACAGCATCTGGGACGCCACTGAGGACGAATGGGATGAATTTGTAGGCACAGATCAAGGGGCTGTTTTCTTAGGTGAGGCAATTCCAACAATTACAGATTATTCACAGCTTCCCAACGCTTCTATATACTCCAGTTACGACGGTGTCATTCACATGGGCGGTTGGTTTGGGTATCCACACGTGGCGTATGCCTATTCCAGATATCAGTGCGTAAATGATAAATATACATGGTATGGGTTCGGAGGCGATGATGATCATTCCTTCTATTCGGCAATGTACTTCTTGGATCAGGAAAAACAGCGCTTCGGACAGGTGATGCAACCAACTTTTTACGTCAACGAGAGAAGCATTCCGACGAGCTCAGTTGTACCAACATTCTTCGTTAACGGGCATGATTGCGAAGACAATATTTTGAAAACCGGCTTTTACCTCCAGACCTTGACGGATCCGACCTACGAGGGTCAATGGAATGACCCGAGCGTCATCTCCCCCCAGACCTTCGGTAACATGGGCTTTTCCAGCGTTACCGGGGACCAATACGGTAAGCTGCACATCTTCTGGGAAAGCTCCATCAACACGGGTTATGCCAATTTCAAATGGCAATCTACAT contains:
- a CDS encoding NAD-dependent epimerase/dehydratase family protein is translated as MKDTPKVVVTGGAGFIGNHLVRRLVDAGRRVVVVDSLVTGERANLAEVMGKIEFLEYDVAGTRWLEDPALSGPVDHVYHLASPASPVDFTKLPVEICLTCAYGTKNAIELALARGARLLDASTSEVYGDPDRHPQTEDYRGRVSVDGPRSCYDEGKRFGEALIAAHRRARGLDARVARIFNTYGPRMRKNDGRVVPAFIAQALTGEPLTVFGDGSQTRSFCYVDDLVRGLMLLMESDYGGPVNLGNPDERTVLELAQAVLELTGSESQVEYHALPVDDPTRRRPDITVAGRELGWRPEVDLAEGLKKTIAWFKGGG